In the genome of Nocardia sp. NBC_00416, one region contains:
- the tilS gene encoding tRNA lysidine(34) synthetase TilS has protein sequence MRLPETLAVLAVRHAVREWSTGLPPAELQVAVALSGGADSLALTAAAVAEAAAVDALVVDHRLQDGSDEVAAVAAATARSLGCRSARVLPVEVTGTGGMEAAARTARYAALDAARAGLPVLLGHTLDDQAETVLLGLARGSGARAIQGMAPSDGPWGRPLLSVRRATTRQFCADLGLTPYEDPHNSSPDFTRVRLRTEVLPLLEDVLGGTAALALARTAEQLRADNGALDEFADELLSRAGSGLALDCAVLGAAAPAVRRRAVRAWLLAQGVRGVAGTHIRRIDELVVAWRGQGGVAVGGGVRGTRLVVVREHGRLTLARTDRER, from the coding sequence ATCCGGTTGCCGGAGACACTCGCGGTGCTGGCCGTGCGGCACGCGGTCCGGGAGTGGTCGACCGGTCTGCCGCCGGCGGAGCTCCAGGTGGCCGTCGCGCTGTCGGGCGGGGCGGATTCGCTGGCGTTGACCGCCGCCGCCGTCGCCGAGGCCGCGGCCGTGGACGCGCTGGTGGTGGACCACCGGTTGCAGGACGGGTCGGACGAGGTGGCGGCCGTCGCGGCGGCGACCGCTCGGTCCCTCGGCTGCCGGTCGGCGCGGGTGCTGCCGGTCGAGGTCACCGGGACCGGCGGTATGGAGGCCGCCGCGCGTACCGCGCGCTACGCGGCGCTGGACGCCGCACGCGCAGGCCTGCCGGTGCTGCTCGGCCACACCCTCGACGACCAGGCCGAAACCGTGCTGCTGGGGCTCGCCCGGGGTTCGGGCGCGCGTGCCATTCAGGGAATGGCGCCGAGTGACGGGCCGTGGGGACGGCCGCTGCTGTCCGTTCGCCGGGCGACCACCCGGCAGTTCTGCGCGGACCTCGGTCTGACGCCGTATGAGGATCCGCACAACAGCTCCCCGGATTTCACCCGGGTTCGCCTGCGCACCGAGGTGCTGCCGTTGCTGGAGGATGTCCTCGGCGGTACCGCGGCGCTCGCGCTGGCCCGAACCGCCGAACAGTTGCGTGCCGACAACGGCGCACTGGACGAATTCGCCGATGAGCTGCTGTCGCGCGCGGGTTCCGGTCTCGCGCTGGACTGCGCTGTGCTCGGCGCGGCCGCCCCCGCGGTGCGTCGCCGGGCGGTACGGGCGTGGCTGCTGGCACAGGGTGTGCGGGGGGTGGCCGGGACGCATATCCGGAGAATCGATGAGCTGGTGGTGGCCTGGCGCGGCCAGGGCGGGGTCGCGGTGGGCGGCGGAGTGCGGGGGACGAGGTTGGTCGTCGTTCGTGAGCATGGCAGGCTGACACTTGCCCGCACCGATCGGGAGCGCTGA
- the hpt gene encoding hypoxanthine phosphoribosyltransferase, with amino-acid sequence MYGDDIDSVLITEEEIAAKVNELAELIAKRYPADAPEGDLLLVGVLKGAIFFMTDLAKALPMPTQMEFMAVSSYGSSTSSSGVVRIMKDLDKDIAGRNVLIVEDIIDSGLTLSWLMRNLTTRNPASLEVVTLLRKPDALRTQVEVANVGFDIPNEFVVGYGLDYAERYRDLPYIGTLHPRVYGGDQR; translated from the coding sequence GTGTACGGGGATGATATCGATTCGGTCTTGATCACCGAAGAAGAAATCGCGGCGAAGGTCAATGAGTTGGCCGAACTCATCGCCAAGCGGTACCCGGCCGACGCGCCGGAGGGCGATCTCCTGCTGGTCGGCGTGCTCAAGGGCGCCATCTTCTTCATGACGGATCTGGCGAAAGCCCTGCCGATGCCCACCCAGATGGAGTTCATGGCCGTATCGTCCTACGGGTCGTCCACGTCCTCGTCGGGTGTAGTGCGCATCATGAAGGACCTGGACAAGGACATCGCGGGCCGCAACGTGCTCATCGTCGAGGACATCATCGATTCGGGGCTGACACTGTCCTGGTTGATGCGCAACCTCACCACCCGCAACCCCGCCTCACTCGAGGTGGTGACCCTGCTGCGCAAACCCGACGCACTGCGCACCCAGGTCGAGGTGGCGAATGTCGGCTTCGATATCCCGAACGAATTCGTCGTCGGGTACGGCCTGGACTACGCCGAGCGGTACCGGGATCTGCCCTATATCGGCACGCTGCACCCGCGGGTGTACGGGGGCGATCAGCGCTGA
- a CDS encoding LysR family transcriptional regulator: MDPHLRDLRYFVAVAEELHFTNAAQRLHIAQPTLSRQIRQLERQLDVVLFDRNQRSVALTVAGKELLTGARKILELWETTNSSLQEAGEVLRVGLQSTLGRGLLHDLESASGHRLALHPAAWTDPSSGLAGRQADLALVWLPLPDPNRYRWQVLRTERRWVLLPETHPRAGQEMIDFTDLLDEQFIALPAEAGAVRDFWLGNDARNGRPATIGAEAATPEDRLEAVGLGLGLCLLAENNVPMYRWPGLTARPVTGMPPCELAVAWRADDTRPTILEFGQRAVSGGFAAPPAIPA, encoded by the coding sequence ATGGACCCGCATTTGCGCGATCTGCGGTATTTCGTCGCTGTCGCCGAGGAACTGCACTTCACCAACGCCGCTCAGCGGCTGCACATCGCTCAACCGACCCTGTCGCGTCAGATCCGGCAGCTGGAACGTCAGCTCGATGTGGTCCTGTTCGATCGCAACCAGCGCAGTGTCGCGCTGACGGTTGCCGGTAAGGAACTGCTCACCGGCGCCCGCAAAATCCTGGAGCTCTGGGAGACCACCAACAGCTCGCTCCAGGAAGCGGGCGAGGTGCTGCGCGTGGGCCTGCAATCGACACTGGGCCGCGGACTGCTGCACGATCTGGAGAGCGCCAGCGGCCATCGGCTCGCGCTGCACCCCGCCGCATGGACCGACCCCTCCAGTGGACTCGCCGGACGGCAGGCCGATCTCGCCCTGGTCTGGCTTCCGCTACCGGATCCCAACCGCTACCGCTGGCAGGTGCTGCGCACCGAACGCCGCTGGGTGCTCCTACCGGAAACGCATCCCCGCGCCGGTCAGGAAATGATCGATTTCACGGACCTGCTCGACGAACAATTCATCGCCCTGCCCGCCGAGGCCGGCGCCGTGCGCGACTTCTGGCTCGGCAACGACGCCCGCAACGGCCGCCCCGCGACCATCGGCGCCGAAGCGGCCACCCCCGAAGACCGGCTCGAGGCCGTCGGACTGGGACTCGGACTCTGCCTGCTCGCCGAGAACAACGTCCCGATGTACCGCTGGCCCGGTCTGACCGCGCGCCCGGTGACCGGGATGCCGCCGTGCGAACTCGCGGTCGCCTGGCGGGCCGACGACACCCGGCCGACCATCCTCGAATTCGGCCAGCGGGCCGTCTCCGGCGGATTCGCGGCACCGCCCGCCATACCCGCCTGA
- a CDS encoding SDR family oxidoreductase, which produces MSKSESIRGKVVVITGGARGIGLATAVALDELGAKIAIGDIDEKTVKESGTDHDFDFYGRLDVTDKQSFTTFLDDVEREVGPIDVLINNAGIMPTGRLVEEDDQITRRILDINVYGVILGSKIALARMLERRSGHIINIASLAGETHIPGLATYNASKHAVLGFTDTLREEYRGTGVSFSSVLPTLTNTELGSGVAAPKGLPAAEPADIAAAVVRLIAKPRPKARVTRAAGAMSVFVNLLPQSVGDALGRSMGSAQTFLDDVDTEKRKAYEERVRHD; this is translated from the coding sequence GTGAGCAAGAGCGAATCCATTCGCGGCAAGGTCGTCGTCATCACCGGCGGCGCTCGCGGTATCGGCCTGGCCACCGCGGTCGCCCTGGACGAACTGGGCGCCAAGATCGCGATCGGCGATATCGACGAGAAAACCGTCAAGGAATCGGGCACCGACCATGATTTCGACTTCTACGGCCGGCTCGATGTCACCGACAAACAGTCGTTCACCACATTCCTCGACGATGTGGAACGCGAGGTCGGCCCGATCGATGTGCTGATCAACAATGCCGGCATCATGCCGACCGGGCGACTGGTGGAGGAGGACGACCAGATCACCCGGCGGATCCTGGACATCAACGTCTACGGCGTGATCCTGGGCTCGAAGATCGCTCTGGCCCGGATGCTCGAACGTAGGAGCGGGCACATCATCAATATCGCCTCACTGGCCGGCGAGACCCATATTCCGGGGCTGGCCACCTACAACGCGTCCAAGCACGCGGTGCTCGGTTTCACCGACACCTTGCGCGAGGAGTACCGGGGCACGGGCGTCTCGTTCTCCTCGGTGCTGCCTACGCTGACGAACACCGAACTCGGCTCCGGGGTCGCGGCGCCGAAGGGTCTGCCGGCGGCGGAGCCGGCGGACATCGCGGCGGCGGTGGTGCGACTGATCGCCAAACCCAGGCCGAAGGCCCGGGTGACCCGGGCGGCGGGCGCCATGTCGGTGTTCGTGAACCTGCTGCCGCAATCGGTGGGCGATGCCCTGGGCCGTTCGATGGGGTCGGCCCAGACCTTCCTCGACGATGTGGACACCGAGAAGCGCAAGGCCTACGAAGAGCGCGTCCGGCACGACTGA
- a CDS encoding aldehyde dehydrogenase family protein: MTKTESGQPDAAANTAEPPPDSEIRVLNPATGEVVGSVADTPAEQVVVTITDLREQQREWQAIGPDERKEWLLKLQDWIIDNTEVLADVLQSETGKPRVDSLIDPIFGSDLIGYYARRAGKFLADEHPAPHSPLSRVKRLTTVFEPYPVVGVITPWNFPLAMPLLDVVPALAAGAAVILKPSEVTPLSALELARGWREIGAPPVLSVVTGAGVTGAAVVDNADYIQFTGSTATGRRIAAACAARMVPYSLELGGKDPAIVLADADLDRAAAGIAFGGMFNSGQVCISVERVYVEAPVYEDFVAKLTENVRSLRQGHDDRTPRHDVGAMANESQVGIVERHIDDAVAAGAKVLTGGKRTGVGTFFEPTVLVDVDHSMSCIREETFGPTLPVMKVADEAEAIRLANDSVYGLSATVWTGDKARGERVARALNAGAVNINDVFANLFNFALPMGGWGDSGVGARWGGANGVRKYCRAKAITTPILPTQERELTWMPYDLNKILIGLGAMRAAGARGLRRFDVPALLRLKGDNR, encoded by the coding sequence GTGACCAAAACCGAATCGGGACAACCCGACGCCGCGGCGAATACCGCGGAACCACCCCCGGACTCGGAGATCCGGGTTCTCAATCCCGCCACCGGCGAGGTGGTCGGCTCGGTCGCCGATACGCCGGCCGAGCAGGTCGTCGTGACCATCACCGATCTGCGTGAGCAGCAGCGCGAATGGCAGGCCATCGGCCCCGACGAGCGCAAGGAATGGCTGCTCAAACTACAGGACTGGATCATCGACAACACCGAGGTGCTGGCCGACGTACTGCAGTCCGAGACAGGTAAACCCCGGGTCGATTCGCTTATCGATCCGATCTTCGGCAGTGACCTGATCGGGTATTACGCGCGCCGAGCCGGCAAGTTCCTGGCCGACGAGCATCCCGCGCCGCACAGCCCGCTGTCCCGGGTGAAACGGCTGACCACGGTGTTCGAGCCGTATCCGGTGGTCGGCGTGATCACCCCGTGGAATTTCCCGCTGGCAATGCCGCTGCTCGATGTCGTCCCGGCGTTGGCCGCCGGCGCCGCGGTGATCTTGAAGCCGTCCGAGGTGACCCCGCTGTCGGCGCTCGAACTCGCCCGCGGCTGGCGAGAGATCGGTGCGCCCCCGGTGCTGTCCGTCGTCACCGGCGCGGGTGTCACCGGCGCGGCCGTGGTCGACAACGCCGATTACATCCAGTTCACCGGCTCCACCGCCACCGGCCGCCGGATCGCCGCTGCCTGCGCGGCCCGGATGGTCCCCTACAGCCTGGAGCTGGGCGGTAAGGATCCGGCGATCGTGCTGGCCGACGCCGATCTCGATCGTGCCGCCGCCGGTATCGCGTTCGGCGGGATGTTCAATTCCGGGCAGGTCTGCATCTCGGTGGAGCGGGTGTATGTCGAGGCGCCCGTCTACGAAGATTTCGTCGCCAAGCTCACCGAGAATGTCAGGTCCCTGCGACAGGGGCACGACGATCGCACGCCACGTCACGATGTGGGGGCCATGGCCAACGAGAGCCAGGTCGGCATCGTCGAGCGGCATATCGACGACGCCGTCGCCGCCGGCGCGAAAGTCCTGACCGGGGGCAAACGGACGGGCGTGGGCACTTTCTTCGAGCCGACCGTGCTGGTCGATGTCGACCACAGCATGTCGTGCATCCGCGAGGAGACCTTCGGGCCGACACTGCCGGTCATGAAAGTGGCCGACGAGGCCGAGGCCATCCGGTTGGCGAACGACTCCGTCTACGGACTGTCTGCGACAGTGTGGACCGGGGACAAGGCCCGCGGCGAACGGGTAGCCCGGGCACTGAACGCGGGCGCAGTCAATATCAACGACGTCTTCGCCAACCTGTTCAATTTCGCTCTCCCGATGGGCGGCTGGGGCGATTCCGGTGTCGGGGCCCGCTGGGGCGGCGCAAACGGGGTGCGCAAGTACTGCCGGGCCAAGGCGATCACCACGCCGATCCTGCCGACCCAGGAACGCGAACTCACTTGGATGCCCTACGACCTCAACAAGATCCTGATCGGTCTCGGGGCGATGCGTGCCGCCGGCGCCCGCGGTCTGCGCCGATTCGACGTCCCGGCGTTGCTGCGACTCAAGGGAGACAACCGATGA
- a CDS encoding DUF2277 domain-containing protein, which translates to MCRNITVLRGLEPAATEQEIYAAALQYVRKVGGLSGLSSATKPAVDKAVAAVAAATTDLLAELPDRRVPPANEPPLRRLARESQ; encoded by the coding sequence ATGTGTAGAAACATCACCGTCTTGCGAGGTCTGGAACCCGCCGCTACCGAGCAGGAGATCTATGCCGCCGCACTGCAGTATGTGCGCAAAGTCGGTGGCCTGTCCGGGCTGAGTTCGGCCACCAAACCCGCTGTGGACAAAGCCGTTGCGGCCGTGGCCGCGGCGACCACCGATCTTCTCGCGGAGTTACCCGACCGCCGGGTGCCCCCGGCAAACGAGCCGCCACTGCGCCGGTTGGCTCGCGAATCCCAATAG
- a CDS encoding DUF1266 domain-containing protein has translation MAAPGLPTPTPFPYPELDKREEDHWSGAPIDDDRLRALALGAFYSARWDAFHDELLLGPERDHPLGDRRELAIDTLTGAWGITDGTEARASMEQLLEGMHAPLYALVHPLVTASLNASERDRFGERADRHRAFLRQVASFRGIDNSEALVRDYDIWSQAIKIGFTDHLSRPLPADIHAWDLARVVAVARMSYTAGYIETDVAWDYLARALPLAQRKYRNWRQFGDAYLTGWTYWQACEDLAELKDGGVDRRLELLRLWLRPTSPWRRIGLN, from the coding sequence ATGGCTGCTCCCGGATTGCCCACGCCGACCCCTTTCCCCTATCCGGAGCTCGACAAGCGCGAGGAGGACCACTGGTCCGGCGCGCCCATCGACGATGACCGGTTGCGGGCATTGGCGCTGGGCGCCTTCTACTCGGCGCGCTGGGACGCCTTCCACGACGAGCTGCTGCTCGGCCCGGAACGCGACCACCCCCTCGGCGACCGCCGCGAACTGGCCATCGACACCCTCACCGGAGCATGGGGCATCACCGACGGCACCGAGGCCCGCGCCTCCATGGAACAACTGCTCGAGGGGATGCACGCCCCGCTGTACGCCTTGGTGCACCCGCTGGTCACCGCCTCGCTCAATGCCAGCGAACGCGACCGCTTCGGGGAACGCGCCGACCGGCACCGCGCCTTCCTGCGCCAGGTCGCCTCGTTCCGCGGTATCGACAATTCCGAAGCTCTCGTCCGCGACTACGACATCTGGTCCCAGGCGATCAAGATCGGTTTCACCGATCACCTGTCCCGGCCGCTACCCGCTGATATCCACGCCTGGGACCTGGCCCGGGTGGTCGCGGTGGCACGGATGTCCTACACCGCCGGCTACATCGAAACCGACGTCGCCTGGGACTACCTGGCCCGTGCGCTACCCCTGGCCCAGCGCAAATACCGCAACTGGCGGCAGTTCGGCGACGCCTACCTCACCGGCTGGACCTACTGGCAAGCCTGCGAAGACCTGGCCGAACTGAAAGACGGCGGGGTCGACCGGCGCCTGGAACTCCTGCGCCTCTGGCTGCGCCCGACCAGTCCGTGGCGCCGCATCGGATTGAACTGA